The following proteins come from a genomic window of Planctomycetota bacterium:
- a CDS encoding thioredoxin family protein — MREAIKVAAIAIGVVAILWIVNRSSGDPGPADIAWKTSLADASAERPRLLYFTADWCGPCQTMKRETWPDDTVEEAIKAFDAVYVNIDDHEDLARQYAVATIPTIVVIDANGEVVDSIQYSTASQMVSFLRANS; from the coding sequence ATGCGGGAAGCCATCAAAGTTGCCGCTATCGCGATCGGTGTTGTAGCGATCCTCTGGATCGTCAACCGCAGTTCCGGCGATCCCGGTCCGGCGGACATCGCGTGGAAGACGAGCCTCGCCGACGCGTCGGCCGAGCGGCCGCGGCTGCTCTACTTCACCGCCGACTGGTGCGGCCCGTGCCAGACGATGAAGCGCGAGACGTGGCCCGATGACACCGTCGAGGAGGCCATCAAGGCGTTCGACGCGGTGTACGTCAACATCGATGATCACGAAGACCTCGCACGCCAATACGCGGTCGCGACCATTCCGACGATCGTCGTCATCGATGCCAACGGCGAAGTCGTCGACTCGATCCAGTACAGCACCGCGAGCCAGATGGTCTCGTTCCTCCGAGCGAACTCGTGA